The following proteins are encoded in a genomic region of Phalacrocorax carbo chromosome 2, bPhaCar2.1, whole genome shotgun sequence:
- the IDI1 gene encoding isopentenyl-diphosphate Delta-isomerase 1 isoform X1 codes for MWRVLRRAVAVGPCGAAVPEGSWCRRRCCQPLASAAGRSGGKARAQSGCAESQRNNPNLSSTVTSRRNTWPCGTTFATITMPEVNTDHLDEQQVQLLAEMCILIDENDNKIGADTKKNCHLNENIDKGLLHRAFSVFLFNTENKLLLQQRSNAKITFPDCFTNTCCSHPLSHPLELEENNAIGVRRAAQRRLKAELGIPMEQVTPEEISYLTRIHYKAKSDGIWGEHEIDYILFVQKDVALNPDPNEIQSYCYVTQKELKQLLDKAAKNEVKITPWFKLIAETFLFKWWDNLSNLNKFVDHEKIHRM; via the exons ATGTGGCGCGTGCTGCGCCGGGCCGTTGCTGTGGGCCCCTGCGGAGCCGCCGTCCCTGAGGGGAGCTGGTGCCGCCGTCGCTGCTGCCAGCCGCTCGCCTCAGCCGCCGGCCGGAGCGGGGGGAAGGCCCGGGCCCAGAG CGGCTGTGCGGAGTCTCAGAGAAACAACCCAAACCTTTCCAGCACCGTCACATCCCGTCGCAACACTTGGCCCTGCGG tacaacaTTTGCTACCATCACGATGCCTGAAGTAAACACAGATCACCTGGATGAGCAGCAGGTGCAGCTCTTGGCAGAGATGTGTATCCTTATCGATGAAAATGATAATAAGATTGGGGCGGATACCAAAAAAAACTGTCACTTGAACGAAAATATTGACAAAG gtttACTGCACCGagctttcagtgttttcttatttaatacagaaaataaactgttgctgcagcagaggtcaaatgcaaaaattacatttccag ATTGTTTTACCAACACTTGTTGCAGCCATCCTCTGAGCCATCCGCtagaactggaagaaaataatgccATTGGTGTTCggagagcagcacagagacGGCTGAAAGCAGAGTTAGGAATTCCCATGGAGCAG GTAACTCCAGAAGAAATCTCCTACCTGACACGAATTCACTACAAGGCCAAGTCTGATGGGATCTGGGGCGAACACGAGATAGACTACATCTTATTTGTGCAGAAGGACGTAGCGCTGAATCCTGACCCTAATGAGATCCAAAGCTACTGCTACGTGACACAGAAAGAACTGAAACAGCTCTTGGACAAAGCCGCCAAAAATGAAGTTAAGATTACTCCGTGGTTTAAGCTAATTGCAGAgacctttctttttaagtggtGGGATAACTTATCTAACTTGAACAAATTTGTTGATCatgaaaaaatacacagaatgtAA
- the IDI1 gene encoding isopentenyl-diphosphate Delta-isomerase 1 isoform X2 — MWRVLRRAVAVGPCGAAVPEGSWCRRRCCQPLASAAGRSGGKARAQSTTFATITMPEVNTDHLDEQQVQLLAEMCILIDENDNKIGADTKKNCHLNENIDKGLLHRAFSVFLFNTENKLLLQQRSNAKITFPDCFTNTCCSHPLSHPLELEENNAIGVRRAAQRRLKAELGIPMEQVTPEEISYLTRIHYKAKSDGIWGEHEIDYILFVQKDVALNPDPNEIQSYCYVTQKELKQLLDKAAKNEVKITPWFKLIAETFLFKWWDNLSNLNKFVDHEKIHRM, encoded by the exons ATGTGGCGCGTGCTGCGCCGGGCCGTTGCTGTGGGCCCCTGCGGAGCCGCCGTCCCTGAGGGGAGCTGGTGCCGCCGTCGCTGCTGCCAGCCGCTCGCCTCAGCCGCCGGCCGGAGCGGGGGGAAGGCCCGGGCCCAGAG tacaacaTTTGCTACCATCACGATGCCTGAAGTAAACACAGATCACCTGGATGAGCAGCAGGTGCAGCTCTTGGCAGAGATGTGTATCCTTATCGATGAAAATGATAATAAGATTGGGGCGGATACCAAAAAAAACTGTCACTTGAACGAAAATATTGACAAAG gtttACTGCACCGagctttcagtgttttcttatttaatacagaaaataaactgttgctgcagcagaggtcaaatgcaaaaattacatttccag ATTGTTTTACCAACACTTGTTGCAGCCATCCTCTGAGCCATCCGCtagaactggaagaaaataatgccATTGGTGTTCggagagcagcacagagacGGCTGAAAGCAGAGTTAGGAATTCCCATGGAGCAG GTAACTCCAGAAGAAATCTCCTACCTGACACGAATTCACTACAAGGCCAAGTCTGATGGGATCTGGGGCGAACACGAGATAGACTACATCTTATTTGTGCAGAAGGACGTAGCGCTGAATCCTGACCCTAATGAGATCCAAAGCTACTGCTACGTGACACAGAAAGAACTGAAACAGCTCTTGGACAAAGCCGCCAAAAATGAAGTTAAGATTACTCCGTGGTTTAAGCTAATTGCAGAgacctttctttttaagtggtGGGATAACTTATCTAACTTGAACAAATTTGTTGATCatgaaaaaatacacagaatgtAA
- the IDI1 gene encoding isopentenyl-diphosphate Delta-isomerase 1 isoform X3: protein MPEVNTDHLDEQQVQLLAEMCILIDENDNKIGADTKKNCHLNENIDKGLLHRAFSVFLFNTENKLLLQQRSNAKITFPDCFTNTCCSHPLSHPLELEENNAIGVRRAAQRRLKAELGIPMEQVTPEEISYLTRIHYKAKSDGIWGEHEIDYILFVQKDVALNPDPNEIQSYCYVTQKELKQLLDKAAKNEVKITPWFKLIAETFLFKWWDNLSNLNKFVDHEKIHRM, encoded by the exons ATGCCTGAAGTAAACACAGATCACCTGGATGAGCAGCAGGTGCAGCTCTTGGCAGAGATGTGTATCCTTATCGATGAAAATGATAATAAGATTGGGGCGGATACCAAAAAAAACTGTCACTTGAACGAAAATATTGACAAAG gtttACTGCACCGagctttcagtgttttcttatttaatacagaaaataaactgttgctgcagcagaggtcaaatgcaaaaattacatttccag ATTGTTTTACCAACACTTGTTGCAGCCATCCTCTGAGCCATCCGCtagaactggaagaaaataatgccATTGGTGTTCggagagcagcacagagacGGCTGAAAGCAGAGTTAGGAATTCCCATGGAGCAG GTAACTCCAGAAGAAATCTCCTACCTGACACGAATTCACTACAAGGCCAAGTCTGATGGGATCTGGGGCGAACACGAGATAGACTACATCTTATTTGTGCAGAAGGACGTAGCGCTGAATCCTGACCCTAATGAGATCCAAAGCTACTGCTACGTGACACAGAAAGAACTGAAACAGCTCTTGGACAAAGCCGCCAAAAATGAAGTTAAGATTACTCCGTGGTTTAAGCTAATTGCAGAgacctttctttttaagtggtGGGATAACTTATCTAACTTGAACAAATTTGTTGATCatgaaaaaatacacagaatgtAA